A genomic window from Sporosarcina sp. Marseille-Q4063 includes:
- a CDS encoding YtxH domain-containing protein, with product MSGNKLGKYIFFGALAGGLISLCDRATREDVVNKSRSFMSDVRYYSKNPDVVKLKLQEKSEKYQSIYEQVANDATYFKGKMDELKELSPQVKELVVDTKDAFTEAKDDYKAMVSEDSTSDSTGK from the coding sequence ATGAGCGGAAATAAATTAGGAAAGTACATCTTTTTTGGTGCATTGGCTGGGGGATTAATCAGTTTATGCGACAGAGCGACACGTGAAGATGTCGTGAATAAATCCCGAAGTTTCATGTCTGATGTTCGTTATTATTCGAAAAACCCCGACGTCGTCAAATTAAAGCTCCAGGAAAAGTCGGAGAAATATCAATCAATTTATGAACAAGTTGCAAATGATGCAACATATTTCAAAGGAAAAATGGACGAATTAAAAGAGCTTAGCCCTCAAGTAAAGGAATTAGTTGTTGACACAAAAGATGCATTTACTGAAGCGAAGGATGATTATAAAGCTATGGTAAGCGAAGATTCTACCAGCGATTCAACGGGAAAGTAA
- a CDS encoding sodium:alanine symporter family protein: MGNFKEFLDYIGGIIWGPPLLILLVGTGIYLTARLGIIQLRLLPYALKLVFSKNQDKKSEGDISHFQALMTAMAATVGVGNIVGVATAVVLGGPGAIFWMWMAGFFGMATKYGEAILAVKYRVKDANGQMAGGPMYYLEHGLKQKWLGVLFAIFGALAAFGIGNGTQAKAVADVMSQTFSFPHWATGLALVLLAGSVILGGIKVIGRVTSFFVPIMALFYIIAGAIVMIMNIHLVPEAFAMIFKFAFTGEAAVGGSIGAAIRFGVARGLFSNEAGLGSAPIAAAAARTDMPGRQALVSMTQVLFDTLVICSITGVTIVMSGQWKDTSIEAGALTAAAFGEFLGGAGPLVVSIGLIFFATSTIFGWGYYGEKCFQYLFPNVLAVRFYRLAFVLFIFVGATASLDVIWALADVLNGLMAIPNLIGLLGLSGVIIYETKRVQAKIKEEQAESKKS, encoded by the coding sequence ATGGGGAATTTTAAAGAGTTTCTGGATTATATCGGCGGCATCATTTGGGGTCCGCCTTTACTTATCCTGCTTGTGGGAACGGGAATCTATTTAACAGCGAGACTCGGAATTATTCAATTAAGATTATTACCGTACGCTTTAAAATTAGTATTTTCCAAAAACCAAGATAAGAAATCAGAAGGAGACATTTCGCATTTCCAAGCACTTATGACTGCAATGGCAGCTACTGTTGGTGTTGGTAACATTGTAGGTGTCGCCACAGCTGTCGTACTCGGAGGACCTGGGGCAATCTTCTGGATGTGGATGGCTGGATTTTTCGGAATGGCTACTAAATACGGAGAAGCCATACTTGCAGTTAAATACCGTGTTAAAGATGCCAATGGTCAAATGGCAGGCGGCCCGATGTATTACCTTGAACATGGGCTGAAGCAGAAATGGCTTGGCGTCCTCTTTGCAATATTCGGCGCACTTGCGGCTTTTGGTATCGGAAACGGTACGCAAGCCAAGGCTGTTGCAGATGTTATGTCCCAAACTTTCTCATTTCCCCACTGGGCTACTGGTCTTGCGCTAGTGTTACTAGCAGGGTCCGTTATCCTTGGAGGAATTAAAGTAATTGGACGTGTTACATCATTCTTCGTTCCGATTATGGCACTCTTTTATATTATCGCTGGCGCAATCGTCATGATTATGAACATCCATCTCGTGCCGGAAGCATTCGCAATGATTTTCAAATTTGCATTTACAGGTGAAGCAGCTGTCGGTGGTTCAATCGGAGCCGCAATTCGTTTTGGAGTTGCACGTGGTTTGTTCTCCAACGAAGCGGGTCTCGGATCTGCGCCGATCGCAGCCGCCGCTGCAAGAACAGATATGCCTGGTAGACAAGCCCTTGTTTCAATGACGCAAGTTCTATTTGACACACTTGTCATTTGTTCGATTACGGGCGTTACAATTGTCATGTCGGGACAGTGGAAAGATACATCTATCGAAGCAGGTGCTTTAACTGCAGCTGCTTTTGGCGAATTCCTTGGCGGTGCTGGTCCACTTGTAGTATCTATCGGTCTAATATTCTTTGCCACATCTACTATTTTTGGTTGGGGCTATTACGGGGAAAAATGTTTCCAATATTTATTCCCGAACGTTTTAGCGGTGCGTTTTTACAGACTGGCTTTCGTGCTCTTTATCTTTGTGGGCGCAACGGCATCCCTCGATGTCATTTGGGCGCTAGCAGATGTATTAAACGGCCTTATGGCGATTCCGAACTTAATTGGACTTCTTGGTCTATCCGGTGTCATCATTTATGAGACCAAAAGAGTTCAAGCAAAAATTAAGGAAGAACAAGCGGAGTCGAAGAAGTCTTAA
- a CDS encoding DUF1128 domain-containing protein yields the protein MDLTKPTDENVMYMVEQIKEKLRMVNVDAMKAEHFNTDKYDDLLYMYNMVMKRNHISSNEIEAIAAELGSLRN from the coding sequence ATGGATTTAACAAAACCAACAGATGAAAACGTAATGTATATGGTTGAGCAAATTAAAGAAAAACTTCGCATGGTTAACGTTGATGCGATGAAAGCAGAACACTTCAACACTGATAAATACGACGACTTGCTCTATATGTACAATATGGTCATGAAGCGTAATCATATCAGTTCGAATGAAATTGAAGCAATCGCTGCGGAACTGGGATCTTTACGAAATTAA
- a CDS encoding aminopeptidase, producing the protein MSLFEQQLSNYAELAVKVGVNIQPDQYLFISASTDAVEFVRLVTEKAYDAGARQVIVDFSDDVISRLRFEKAPADSFSEFPEWKVMEREQLGAKGAAFMSIMSQSPDLLQGIDPSRISEAQKSSGIALDNFRQDMQADKFSWTVIATPSKAWAAKVFPELSAEEQVPALWEAIFKAVRADTESPVQSWLDHDKTLHEKVDYLNEKRYKKLHYRAPGTDLIVDLPEGHLWCGAGSLNEKGHAFMANMPTEEVFTVPHKDGVNGYVSSTKPLSYGGNIIDNFKITFEDGRVTDISAEQGQEVLERLIDTDEGAKRLGEVALVPHASPISQSNVLFYNTLFDENASNHFALGSAYAFCLEGGKTMPREDLEKHGLNQSITHVDFMVGSEDMDIDGVNEDGTTEAVFRKGNWAF; encoded by the coding sequence ATGTCACTATTTGAACAACAGCTTTCCAATTACGCTGAATTAGCCGTTAAGGTAGGCGTCAATATTCAACCGGACCAATATCTATTTATTAGCGCTTCAACTGATGCAGTTGAGTTTGTTCGCTTAGTCACTGAAAAAGCCTATGATGCGGGGGCACGCCAAGTCATCGTCGATTTTTCTGATGATGTAATTTCACGTCTGCGGTTTGAAAAAGCGCCCGCTGATTCATTCTCTGAGTTCCCTGAGTGGAAAGTTATGGAGCGTGAACAACTGGGTGCAAAAGGTGCCGCATTTATGAGCATCATGTCTCAAAGTCCCGATTTATTACAAGGTATTGATCCTTCCCGGATTAGCGAGGCACAAAAGTCATCTGGAATCGCACTCGATAATTTCCGTCAAGATATGCAGGCCGATAAATTTAGTTGGACAGTTATTGCTACGCCATCAAAAGCGTGGGCGGCAAAAGTTTTCCCTGAGTTATCTGCCGAGGAACAAGTTCCCGCTCTTTGGGAGGCAATTTTCAAAGCTGTAAGAGCTGATACGGAAAGCCCTGTTCAATCTTGGCTCGATCATGATAAAACTCTGCATGAAAAAGTCGATTATTTGAATGAAAAACGCTATAAGAAACTGCATTACCGTGCACCGGGAACAGATTTAATCGTTGATCTTCCCGAAGGACATTTATGGTGCGGAGCAGGCAGTCTAAACGAAAAAGGCCATGCGTTTATGGCGAATATGCCGACAGAAGAAGTATTCACAGTGCCGCATAAAGATGGTGTTAATGGTTACGTATCAAGCACAAAACCATTGAGCTACGGCGGAAATATTATCGATAACTTCAAAATCACTTTCGAAGATGGCCGTGTGACTGACATTTCAGCTGAACAAGGTCAAGAAGTCTTAGAGCGCTTAATCGATACTGATGAAGGCGCGAAACGTCTTGGCGAGGTGGCATTGGTTCCACATGCCTCCCCTATTTCACAATCAAACGTGCTTTTTTACAATACATTGTTTGATGAAAATGCATCTAACCACTTCGCGCTAGGCAGTGCTTATGCGTTTTGTCTAGAAGGCGGAAAAACAATGCCACGTGAAGATCTTGAGAAACACGGATTGAATCAAAGTATTACCCATGTCGATTTTATGGTAGGATCCGAGGATATGGATATTGACGGCGTAAATGAAGATGGGACTACAGAGGCTGTATTCCGCAAAGGCAACTGGGCGTTTTAA
- a CDS encoding carbonic anhydrase — translation MTLLGEILEHNKQFVNEKQYEQYSTTKFPDKRIVILTCMDTRLTELLLKSMNLKNGDAKLIKSAGAVVTHPFGGIMRSILIAVYELQADEVFIIGHHDCGMNSIDTDHIIGDMVERGIDKSLFETLQYSGIDMEDWLHGFDDVTESVKASVKQVRNHPLMDPKVPIHGLVINPTTGQLDTIVDGYKHN, via the coding sequence ATGACACTTCTCGGCGAAATACTAGAACATAATAAACAGTTTGTGAATGAAAAACAATACGAACAGTATTCTACAACGAAATTCCCCGATAAGAGAATCGTTATTTTAACATGCATGGATACGCGCCTTACCGAGCTTCTGCTTAAATCAATGAACTTGAAAAATGGCGATGCCAAACTAATCAAAAGTGCTGGCGCTGTTGTCACGCATCCATTTGGCGGAATCATGCGCAGCATTCTTATTGCGGTATATGAACTTCAAGCCGATGAAGTATTTATCATCGGACATCATGACTGCGGTATGAACTCGATTGATACAGATCATATCATTGGTGATATGGTTGAACGCGGAATCGACAAAAGCCTTTTCGAAACCCTTCAATATTCGGGAATCGACATGGAAGATTGGCTGCATGGATTCGACGATGTAACTGAGAGTGTCAAAGCTAGTGTGAAACAAGTTCGCAATCATCCATTAATGGATCCAAAGGTTCCTATTCACGGATTAGTAATCAACCCGACAACTGGTCAATTAGATACCATTGTTGACGGATATAAACATAACTAG
- a CDS encoding GNAT family N-acetyltransferase, whose amino-acid sequence MILLEGKSCYLRILTEEDAPNFTKLLSANKKYWSIFEPRQEPGFYTVAIQRDKIKESLFQMRDRREYNFGIFKSNTNQLIGHISLYSIKRLPFSSGFIGYSIDERHTGKGIGSEAVGLVTAFAFDRVALHRVEAYVSPRNKGSIIVLERSGYRLEGLLRQILYINGVWEDHYMYAMIEDDF is encoded by the coding sequence ATGATTCTTCTCGAAGGTAAAAGTTGTTACTTGCGGATTTTAACTGAAGAGGATGCACCGAACTTCACGAAATTATTAAGTGCCAATAAAAAGTATTGGTCAATATTTGAACCGAGGCAAGAACCAGGTTTTTACACTGTCGCGATACAAAGAGATAAAATTAAAGAATCGCTTTTTCAAATGAGAGATCGAAGAGAGTATAACTTCGGCATATTCAAATCAAATACGAATCAATTGATTGGCCATATCTCGTTATACAGTATTAAAAGGCTTCCATTTTCTAGTGGATTCATCGGTTATTCAATCGATGAAAGGCATACTGGGAAGGGAATCGGCTCGGAGGCGGTTGGTCTTGTAACGGCATTCGCATTTGACCGGGTCGCGTTACATCGTGTCGAAGCTTATGTTTCACCGCGAAATAAAGGATCGATTATCGTACTCGAAAGATCCGGCTATCGTCTTGAAGGATTATTGCGACAAATCCTTTATATCAATGGCGTTTGGGAGGATCATTATATGTATGCAATGATCGAGGACGACTTTTGA